Proteins encoded by one window of Nasonia vitripennis strain AsymCx chromosome 5, Nvit_psr_1.1, whole genome shotgun sequence:
- the LOC100680194 gene encoding uncharacterized protein LOC100680194, translated as MCLQTYRNRTKQRSNKVQIMFLVSYMERNQAFAQDNERTQEVVREKWNELADNLNAIGPHRSVESWQTTWDHLVRTAREANDDIDIGISSTQLNETDKKILRAMCIPEFHPRNSVHQQANSVASLTRRQDIAQSSPHQSTYNNPVDNSQYAPSKSRQGDYEPDYDSSRSFLTSTQRKSIDLTRDEPPTKIKKQDGLEYQLEMVKESNLIISNLSTGLLQCFQNQNVILETGFAQITSAMEKLYTDIAAAFMQLRTGPQVENATEDLEIDKDIEYNTEYLDPEYE; from the exons AACCAAGCAACGATCAAACAAGGTGCAGATAATGTTCCTGGTATCTTACATGGAAAGAAACCAAGCATTCGCACAAGATAATGAGCGTACCCAGGAAGTTGTTCGTGAGAAGTGGAACGAATTAGCTGACAACCTCAATGCTATAGGCCCACATCGCTCAGTTGAAAGTTGGCAAACT acATGGGATCATCTGGTGCGCACTGCCAGAGAAGCTAATGATGATATTGATATCGGTATCAGCAGCACCCAACTGAATGAAACTGACAAGAAAATACTACGGGCTATGTGTATACCTGAATTTCATCCAAGAAACTCTGTTCATCAACAAGCAAACAGTGTTGCTTCTTTGACTAGACGTCAAGATATTGCTCAGTCTTCACCTCATCAATCCACCTATAATAATCCTGTTGATAATAGCCAATATGCTCCATCAAAATCTCGTCAAGGAGATTACGAACCAGACTATGATTCCTCGAGGTCTTTTCTGACTAGTACTCAAAGAAAGAGCATTGATTTGACTAGAGACGAACCCccaactaaaataaaaaaacaag ATGGGCTTGAGTACCAGTTAGAGATGGTCAAAGAGAGTAATCtcattatttcaaatttatcaaCAGGATTACTCCAGTgctttcaaaatcaaaatgtaaTCCTGGAAACAGGATTTGCACAAATTACAAGTGCAATGGAAAAGCTGTATACTGATATCGCTGCTGCATTTATGCAGCTTAGAACAGGTCCACAAGTTGAAAATGCTACCGAAGACTTAGAGATTGACAAAGATATCGAGTATAACACAGAGTATCTAGATCCTGAATATGAAtaa
- the LOC116417827 gene encoding uncharacterized protein LOC116417827, which yields MLQNMNVALLLFNINQNEVDLRERRQKRAAFRRIKLERKVFRDRSNPFNLEEEHFRQLYRMTPALALDLIRILQDGINDQGVSYIPVHLQVLAALQFFAQGGYQNGISQNYRHPLGRSTFSRCLHRVVRALSWIADDWITFPESREERQQVSNG from the exons ATGCTGCAAAACATGAATGTGGCTTTGCTTCTTTTTAATATCAATCAGAATGAAGTTGATTTACGAGAAAGACGTCAAAAAAGAGCAGCGTTTAGAAGAATCAAATTGGAAAGGAAAGTCTTCAGAGATCGTTCAAACCCTTTTAATCTCGAAGAAGAGCATTTCAGACAATTATACAG AATGACACCTGCTTTGGCTTTGGATCTCATTAGAATATTACAAGATGGTATCAACGATCAAGGTGTATCTTACATCCCTGTGCATTTGCAAGTCCTTGCAGCTTTGCAGTTCTTTGCTCAAGGTGGTTACCAAAATGGGATAAGCCAGAACTACAGACATCCTCTTGGTAGATCAACATTTAGTCGCTGTTTGCATAGAGTGGTGCGTGCTTTATCATGGATAGCTGATGACTGGATCACATTTCCAGAAAGCAGAGAGGAAAGACAGCAAGTTAGCAACGGGTAA